A window of the Deinococcus gobiensis I-0 genome harbors these coding sequences:
- a CDS encoding RsmD family RNA methyltransferase produces the protein MSLRILGGSAKGRSLQVPESARPSGARIRKSLFDLLASRAPAAQFPGFLDLHGGSGAIGLEAASRGYAVTLTEVDLRAVKALEANARALDLPARIVRGDALSLLPRLGQFDVVFSDPPYEADIPSVTRSLFRAGVVRPGGVLICQHPDRTALPEAEGYEREVREYGSNSLTLYWRAAPMPDEASAELR, from the coding sequence ATGAGCCTGCGGATTCTGGGCGGAAGCGCCAAGGGCCGCTCCCTGCAGGTGCCCGAAAGTGCGCGGCCCAGCGGCGCGCGCATCCGCAAGAGTCTGTTCGACCTGCTCGCCTCGCGCGCGCCCGCCGCGCAGTTCCCGGGCTTCCTGGACCTGCATGGGGGCAGCGGAGCCATCGGCCTGGAGGCGGCCAGCCGGGGCTACGCCGTGACGCTGACCGAGGTGGACCTGCGGGCGGTCAAGGCGCTGGAAGCCAATGCCCGCGCGCTGGACCTGCCTGCCCGGATCGTGCGCGGCGACGCCCTGTCGCTGCTGCCCCGATTGGGCCAGTTCGACGTGGTGTTCAGCGACCCGCCCTACGAGGCCGACATTCCTTCGGTGACGCGCAGCCTCTTCCGTGCGGGGGTCGTGCGGCCCGGCGGCGTGCTGATCTGCCAGCACCCTGACCGCACGGCGCTGCCCGAGGCCGAGGGCTACGAGCGCGAGGTGCGCGAGTACGGCAGCAACTCCCTGACCCTCTACTGGCGGGCCGCGCCGATGCCGGACGAGGCTTCGGCTGAGCTAAGGTAG
- a CDS encoding glycine--tRNA ligase, producing MPATSMEELVSLCKRRGFIFQGSEIYGGLQGFYDYGPLGVELKNNIKAAWWRTNVYERDDMEGLDASIIMHRMVLRHSGHEATFSDPMVDNKKNNKRYRLDHLVKDQKADVIARVAAAMGVDAENFPALIAALNADPAKASEALRAAGVRDAFSGEVGEWTEPKPFNMMFKTTIGPVADDESYGYLRPETAQGIFTNFKNVVDSTSRRLPFGIAQIGKAFRNEITPRNFIFRVRELEQMEIEFFCTPGTDEDWHAHWLEKRLSWWEAQGVPRSKIEILDVPKEDLAHYSKRTYDLMYDYPTLGHEEIEGIANRSDYDLGSHTKNQSELGLVARVEENSDSVAKLTIPHPETNKPVVPFVIEPSAGVDRAMLAVLSEAFTKETLENGNERIVLKLRPHLAPIKVAVIPLARNKPELVDLARTIKGELQGLGLGRVLLEDSGNIGKAYRRHDEVGTPYCVTVDFDTVGKGEDPGLTDTVTVRDRDTLAQERVKISELSSWIQAKLR from the coding sequence ATGCCCGCAACCTCGATGGAAGAACTCGTCAGCCTGTGCAAGCGCCGGGGCTTTATTTTTCAGGGCAGTGAGATCTACGGCGGCCTGCAGGGCTTCTACGACTACGGCCCCCTGGGCGTGGAACTGAAGAACAACATCAAGGCCGCGTGGTGGCGCACCAACGTCTACGAGCGCGACGACATGGAGGGCCTGGACGCCTCCATCATCATGCACCGCATGGTGCTGCGCCACTCGGGCCACGAAGCGACCTTCAGCGACCCGATGGTGGACAACAAGAAGAACAACAAGCGCTACCGCCTCGACCACCTCGTGAAAGACCAGAAGGCCGACGTGATCGCCCGCGTGGCGGCGGCGATGGGTGTGGACGCCGAGAACTTCCCGGCCCTGATCGCCGCGCTGAACGCCGACCCCGCCAAGGCGAGCGAGGCCCTGCGCGCGGCGGGCGTGCGCGACGCCTTTTCCGGCGAGGTGGGCGAGTGGACCGAGCCCAAGCCCTTCAACATGATGTTCAAGACGACCATCGGCCCGGTCGCCGACGACGAGAGCTACGGCTACCTGCGCCCCGAGACCGCGCAGGGCATCTTCACCAACTTCAAGAACGTGGTGGACAGCACGAGCCGCCGCCTGCCCTTCGGTATCGCGCAGATCGGCAAGGCGTTCCGCAACGAGATCACGCCGCGCAACTTCATCTTCCGGGTGCGGGAACTCGAACAGATGGAAATCGAGTTCTTCTGCACGCCCGGCACCGACGAGGACTGGCACGCGCACTGGCTGGAAAAGCGCCTGAGCTGGTGGGAAGCCCAGGGCGTGCCGCGCAGCAAGATCGAGATCCTGGACGTGCCCAAGGAAGACCTCGCGCACTACTCCAAGCGCACCTACGACCTCATGTACGACTACCCCACCCTGGGGCACGAGGAAATCGAGGGCATCGCCAACCGCAGCGACTACGACCTGGGCTCGCACACCAAGAACCAGAGCGAACTGGGACTGGTGGCCCGGGTCGAGGAGAACAGCGACAGCGTCGCCAAGCTGACCATCCCCCACCCCGAGACGAACAAGCCGGTCGTGCCCTTCGTGATCGAGCCGTCGGCGGGCGTGGACCGCGCGATGCTGGCGGTGCTGTCCGAGGCCTTCACCAAGGAGACGCTGGAGAACGGCAACGAGCGCATCGTCCTCAAGCTGCGGCCGCACCTCGCGCCCATCAAGGTGGCGGTCATTCCGCTGGCGCGCAACAAGCCCGAACTCGTCGATCTGGCCCGCACCATCAAGGGCGAGTTGCAGGGCCTGGGCCTGGGCCGCGTGCTGCTCGAAGACAGCGGCAACATCGGCAAGGCCTACCGCCGCCACGACGAGGTGGGCACGCCCTACTGCGTGACCGTGGACTTCGACACCGTGGGCAAGGGCGAGGACCCCGGCCTGACCGACACCGTGACCGTGCGCGACCGCGACACGCTGGCCCAGGAACGCGTGAAGATCAGCGAGCTGAGCAGCTGGATTCAGGCCAAGCTGCGCTGA
- a CDS encoding cobalamin B12-binding domain-containing protein yields MEDRRIRILIAKPGMDGHDRGAKVVARALRDAGMEVVYTGLRQTAEMIVNAALQEDVDAIGLSVLSGAHLHYFREVMELLREKGAQDIIVFGGGIIPDQDLPVLAELGVGRVFTPGASTEDAATYLREAVAQRWQTQAGA; encoded by the coding sequence ATGGAAGACCGCCGTATCCGCATCCTGATTGCCAAGCCGGGCATGGACGGCCACGACCGGGGCGCCAAGGTGGTCGCCCGCGCCCTGCGCGACGCGGGGATGGAGGTCGTGTATACCGGCCTGCGCCAGACCGCCGAGATGATCGTGAACGCTGCCCTGCAAGAGGACGTGGACGCCATCGGCCTGAGCGTGCTTTCGGGGGCGCACCTGCACTATTTCCGCGAGGTCATGGAACTGCTGCGCGAGAAGGGCGCGCAGGACATCATCGTGTTCGGGGGCGGCATCATCCCCGACCAGGACCTGCCGGTGCTCGCCGAGTTGGGGGTGGGCCGCGTGTTCACGCCGGGGGCCAGCACCGAGGACGCCGCCACCTACCTGCGTGAGGCCGTCGCCCAGCGCTGGCAGACCCAGGCCGGGGCCTAG
- a CDS encoding DUF402 domain-containing protein translates to MKHKRASRRGWHRVAREDETVLALPHGTLVDYVAHEVTAPLVVRFLGRDLRILDNGYRWVHYSPTGHNHALTVQLGPSGVPVQLYVDVGDGVGVDEDGAPYINDLYLDVLAACEVQPGGTWRVTDTEIIDVEELDAALQAGLVSARQYDLAWAEARAAEAALRAGTFAPLEVVRGYLSDPYT, encoded by the coding sequence ATGAAACACAAACGCGCCAGTCGCCGGGGCTGGCACCGGGTCGCCCGAGAGGACGAGACGGTGCTGGCCCTGCCCCACGGAACCCTGGTGGACTATGTCGCGCACGAGGTCACGGCCCCGCTGGTCGTCCGCTTCCTGGGCCGTGACCTGCGGATTCTGGACAACGGCTACCGCTGGGTACACTACTCGCCCACCGGGCACAACCACGCGCTGACCGTGCAGCTCGGTCCCTCGGGCGTGCCCGTGCAGCTCTACGTGGACGTGGGCGACGGCGTGGGTGTGGACGAGGACGGCGCGCCCTACATCAACGACCTGTACCTCGACGTGCTGGCGGCGTGCGAGGTGCAGCCCGGCGGCACCTGGCGCGTGACCGACACCGAGATCATCGACGTGGAGGAGCTGGACGCCGCCCTCCAGGCAGGCCTGGTCAGCGCCCGGCAGTACGACCTGGCCTGGGCCGAAGCCCGCGCCGCCGAGGCCGCCCTGCGCGCAGGCACCTTCGCCCCGTTGGAGGTCGTGCGGGGCTACCTCAGCGATCCCTATACCTGA
- a CDS encoding ABC transporter substrate-binding protein has protein sequence MPRLSARAALTGALLLTGSALAASPRDTLVVQSSSDIPTLDPGGTYDTASGAIVENLYETLLTYRGNSLTRLEPLLATKWAVSNSGKTYTFDLRPGVKFHSGATMTCADAEYTFRRNIVTNNSSNGNWFMAESLLGTQSNAYEDKSITWARITAAVKCNAAGQLVFTLPKVDPAFLAKLAYSGQSVIERAYSARLGEWSGTEADWKAWIGKDLSETKLSRAPNGTGAYRFSRQDANTFVAQAFDGYWGQKPAIRNVVQQKVSELASRQQAFLRGDADLIDGGGRAPDETQLRGRPGVTWLDNLPNVTAGAIVMNQTIKAGGLLGSGKLDGKGIPRDFFSDDDVRRAFSYSFNYAQYISDVLRGKGTQRTMLLPDVFPGYDASGRTYRFDPAQARSAFQRAWGGQVWKNGFVLTANYRAGSVTAQTAMEILKKNVEALNPKFKVNIQPKQWSDMLDASGRGEEAMIILNWAPDYADPDNFMYTYYASDGYYAPRSNYRDERADGWLRAARQTVNMSERTRLYSRVAARTYDLAPYINLPAAVNYIFYRSNLGGISADTYNPMVSFMTGTNWKDLRKN, from the coding sequence ATGCCCAGACTTTCTGCCCGCGCCGCCCTGACCGGTGCCCTGCTGCTGACCGGCAGCGCCCTGGCCGCCTCGCCCCGCGACACCCTCGTCGTCCAGTCGAGCAGCGACATCCCGACCCTGGACCCCGGCGGCACCTACGACACGGCGTCGGGGGCCATCGTCGAGAACCTCTACGAGACGCTGCTGACCTACCGGGGCAACAGCCTGACGCGCCTGGAACCCCTGCTGGCGACCAAGTGGGCCGTGAGCAACAGCGGCAAGACCTATACCTTCGACCTGCGGCCCGGCGTGAAGTTCCACAGCGGGGCCACGATGACCTGCGCCGATGCCGAGTACACCTTCCGGCGCAATATCGTGACGAACAACAGCAGCAACGGCAACTGGTTCATGGCCGAGAGCCTGCTGGGCACCCAGAGCAACGCCTACGAGGACAAGAGCATCACCTGGGCGCGTATCACGGCGGCCGTCAAGTGCAACGCCGCCGGGCAACTGGTGTTCACGCTGCCCAAGGTGGACCCGGCCTTCCTGGCGAAGCTGGCCTACTCGGGGCAGTCGGTCATTGAGCGTGCCTACAGCGCCCGCCTGGGCGAGTGGAGCGGCACCGAGGCCGACTGGAAGGCCTGGATCGGCAAGGACCTTTCCGAGACCAAGCTCAGCCGCGCGCCCAACGGCACCGGGGCCTACCGCTTCTCCCGGCAGGACGCCAACACCTTCGTGGCGCAGGCCTTCGACGGCTACTGGGGCCAGAAGCCGGCCATCCGCAACGTGGTGCAGCAGAAGGTCTCCGAACTCGCCTCGCGCCAGCAGGCCTTCTTGCGCGGCGACGCCGACCTGATCGACGGCGGCGGGCGCGCCCCCGACGAGACGCAGCTGCGCGGCCGGCCCGGGGTGACGTGGCTCGACAACCTGCCCAACGTCACGGCCGGGGCCATCGTCATGAACCAGACCATCAAGGCGGGCGGGCTGCTGGGCAGCGGCAAGCTCGACGGCAAGGGCATTCCGCGCGACTTCTTCTCGGACGACGACGTGCGCCGGGCCTTTTCGTACTCGTTCAACTACGCGCAGTACATCAGCGACGTGCTGCGCGGCAAGGGCACGCAGCGCACCATGCTGCTGCCCGACGTGTTCCCCGGCTACGACGCCTCGGGGCGCACCTACCGCTTCGACCCCGCGCAGGCCCGCAGCGCCTTCCAGCGCGCCTGGGGCGGGCAGGTCTGGAAAAACGGCTTCGTCCTGACGGCCAACTACCGCGCGGGCAGCGTCACCGCCCAGACCGCGATGGAAATCCTGAAGAAGAACGTCGAGGCCCTCAACCCCAAATTCAAGGTGAACATCCAGCCCAAGCAGTGGAGCGACATGCTCGACGCCTCGGGCCGGGGCGAGGAAGCCATGATCATCCTGAACTGGGCCCCCGACTACGCCGACCCCGACAACTTCATGTACACCTACTACGCCTCGGACGGCTACTACGCCCCGCGCAGCAACTACCGCGACGAGCGCGCCGACGGCTGGCTGCGCGCCGCCCGCCAGACCGTGAACATGTCCGAGCGCACCCGCCTGTACTCGCGCGTGGCCGCCCGCACCTACGACCTCGCGCCGTACATCAACCTGCCCGCCGCCGTGAACTACATCTTCTACCGCAGCAACCTCGGCGGAATCTCGGCCGACACCTACAACCCCATGGTCAGCTTCATGACCGGCACGAATTGGAAGGACCTGCGCAAGAACTGA
- a CDS encoding YcjF family protein, whose translation MLPPLVKQVLDNFNFDVDPGLSQEENVEEVIKSAALLSGAIAVEPIPFADILLITPVQAKMVLHIGKIYGFEVSGARAAEIARELGATVAYGFAARQVMRGVAKMALPLIGGLITAPAVYGWTFALGRLAQNYFERRRAGLPPAERGERAQVVQEAKTQTRQALPSARDFSDLASELRRRAEEKEKGSRSDLN comes from the coding sequence ATGCTGCCGCCCCTCGTCAAGCAGGTGCTCGACAATTTCAATTTCGATGTGGACCCTGGCCTGAGCCAGGAAGAGAATGTCGAGGAGGTCATCAAGAGCGCCGCGCTGCTCTCGGGGGCCATCGCCGTCGAGCCGATCCCCTTCGCCGACATTCTCCTGATCACGCCGGTGCAGGCCAAGATGGTGCTGCACATCGGCAAGATCTACGGCTTCGAGGTCAGTGGGGCCCGCGCCGCCGAGATCGCCCGCGAACTGGGCGCGACCGTCGCCTACGGCTTCGCGGCCCGGCAGGTCATGCGCGGGGTCGCCAAGATGGCGCTGCCCCTCATCGGCGGCCTGATCACCGCGCCCGCCGTCTATGGCTGGACCTTCGCGCTCGGGCGCCTCGCCCAGAACTACTTCGAGCGCCGCCGCGCCGGCCTGCCCCCCGCCGAACGTGGCGAGCGCGCCCAGGTCGTGCAGGAGGCCAAGACCCAGACCCGGCAGGCCCTGCCCAGCGCCCGCGACTTTTCCGATCTCGCCAGCGAGCTGCGCCGCCGCGCCGAGGAAAAGGAGAAGGGCAGCCGCAGCGACCTGAACTGA
- a CDS encoding NTP transferase domain-containing protein, translated as MSLPPELSAALTAGGRSSRFGQDKALAKLGGLTLLERAAGSLEGAGLRLLVAPPGRYVLPGWLGVPDTRPGEGPLAGLEAALAEVAARRGAGWVALCGVDQPALTPAYWAALWAARAVPGTLAVQALDPQGRAQPLAALYHTALRLRLTAMLDGGERRLRLAAPPEATATVAGLPGGVFSNVNRPEDLAALERQLGMGRPGEG; from the coding sequence GTGAGCCTTCCGCCCGAACTGAGCGCGGCGCTGACGGCCGGAGGGCGCTCCAGCCGCTTCGGGCAGGACAAGGCCCTGGCGAAGCTCGGAGGCCTGACCCTGCTGGAGCGGGCGGCAGGCAGCCTGGAGGGCGCCGGCCTGCGCCTGCTGGTGGCGCCGCCGGGCCGTTACGTCCTGCCGGGCTGGCTGGGGGTGCCCGATACCCGTCCGGGCGAGGGACCGCTGGCCGGGCTGGAAGCGGCCCTGGCGGAGGTGGCCGCACGGCGCGGCGCGGGCTGGGTCGCGCTGTGCGGCGTGGACCAGCCGGCCCTGACCCCGGCCTACTGGGCGGCGTTGTGGGCAGCGCGGGCGGTGCCCGGCACCCTGGCGGTGCAGGCCCTCGATCCCCAGGGGCGGGCGCAACCCCTGGCCGCGCTGTACCACACGGCCCTACGGCTCCGTCTGACGGCGATGCTGGATGGCGGCGAGCGTCGGCTGCGTCTCGCCGCGCCTCCGGAAGCTACCGCCACCGTCGCGGGGCTTCCCGGAGGGGTGTTCTCCAACGTCAACCGGCCGGAGGACCTCGCGGCGCTGGAGCGGCAGCTCGGGATGGGCAGGCCGGGGGAGGGCTGA
- a CDS encoding MFS transporter, which translates to MPASGLAALYVSQALATGATTVSTILASIIMGGLGQGQLSGLPSTLISLSAALSAGAFGAYMLRRGRRLGLGLAFALGALGAGLGFLGARLGLVPLFLLGAAMMGGAQGGYQQARYAVAENVPPARRGRALGLLMLMSVAGSFVMTGFARPVEALGTALGTSPEVAGWLVGGALLGIAALLVLGWGPRVPATAAARPPAPHWRLTFAQPGVRSTALALATAQGVMVTLMSLTPLRAHHMGMDHAGVAALISGHILGMFGFGWFTGPLLDRLGLRFGYAAGAGLLVAAALSATLSGTAWLGVSMFVLGLGWNLVNLSGSKAMTRFPAAQGATDGLGYVAAGLGTFLGGLVIARAGFGTLAGVCGALSLLPLLAAWRAGQR; encoded by the coding sequence GTGCCCGCCTCCGGCCTCGCGGCGCTGTACGTCTCGCAGGCGCTGGCGACCGGGGCCACCACGGTCAGTACCATCCTGGCGAGCATCATCATGGGGGGGCTGGGGCAGGGGCAGCTCTCGGGGCTGCCCAGCACCCTCATCAGCCTCTCGGCGGCGCTGTCGGCCGGGGCTTTCGGGGCGTACATGCTGCGCCGGGGCCGCCGGCTGGGGCTGGGGCTGGCCTTCGCGCTCGGGGCGCTGGGGGCTGGGCTGGGCTTTCTGGGCGCGCGGCTGGGGCTGGTGCCGCTGTTCCTGCTCGGCGCGGCCATGATGGGCGGCGCGCAGGGCGGATACCAGCAGGCGCGCTACGCGGTCGCCGAGAACGTGCCGCCCGCCCGCCGGGGCCGCGCCCTGGGCCTCCTGATGCTCATGAGCGTGGCGGGGTCCTTCGTCATGACCGGCTTCGCCCGGCCTGTCGAGGCGCTGGGGACGGCCCTGGGCACCTCGCCCGAGGTCGCGGGCTGGCTGGTGGGCGGCGCGCTGCTGGGGATCGCGGCGCTGCTCGTGCTGGGCTGGGGGCCACGCGTGCCGGCGACGGCGGCGGCCCGGCCCCCGGCCCCCCACTGGCGCCTGACCTTCGCGCAGCCGGGGGTCCGCAGCACGGCGCTGGCCCTCGCCACCGCCCAGGGCGTGATGGTCACGCTGATGAGCCTCACGCCGCTGCGCGCCCACCACATGGGCATGGACCACGCGGGGGTCGCCGCCCTGATCAGCGGGCACATCCTGGGCATGTTCGGCTTCGGCTGGTTCACGGGGCCGCTGCTCGACCGCCTGGGCCTGCGCTTCGGGTACGCGGCGGGGGCGGGGCTGCTGGTCGCGGCGGCCCTGAGCGCGACCCTGTCCGGCACCGCGTGGCTGGGGGTCAGCATGTTCGTGCTGGGCCTGGGCTGGAACCTCGTGAACCTCAGCGGCAGCAAGGCCATGACCCGCTTTCCCGCCGCGCAGGGCGCGACCGACGGCCTGGGTTACGTCGCGGCGGGCCTGGGCACCTTCCTGGGTGGACTGGTCATCGCCCGCGCGGGCTTCGGTACGCTGGCGGGGGTGTGCGGGGCGCTCTCGCTGCTGCCGCTGCTGGCCGCGTGGCGGGCCGGGCAGCGGTAG
- a CDS encoding META domain-containing protein, with protein MSLLSVLTLLAVAGGPVSDPALTGTGWTLRTLVPDGVTRLDLAPDGPSAPTLRVAPGGQVSGHTGCNLLSGTATLEGSRVQLGRLGVTRRACPGVAGTVETAYLRVLSQVVRYRVQGQTLTLYARGAQRLVFQANGAAPLPPAVQPPAAPSTALRPAQLAGEWQVQAVTLGTQTSRVPGEAALTLTPDGTATGLRLSGRAGGCNAMNGQAELRGDVLHFSGVATTRMLCPDMAAENALYRLLGTPLRAEVQAGPGGDTLVWTGSLGRVTLKRR; from the coding sequence ATGTCCCTGCTCTCTGTCCTGACCCTGCTGGCCGTCGCCGGTGGCCCCGTCTCCGACCCCGCCCTGACCGGCACGGGCTGGACCCTGCGCACCCTGGTCCCCGACGGCGTGACCCGGCTGGACCTCGCGCCCGACGGGCCCTCCGCGCCCACCCTGCGGGTCGCCCCCGGCGGGCAGGTCAGTGGGCATACCGGCTGCAACCTCCTCTCGGGTACGGCCACCCTGGAAGGCAGCCGGGTGCAGCTGGGCCGCCTGGGCGTGACCCGGCGGGCCTGCCCCGGCGTGGCGGGCACGGTCGAGACCGCGTACCTGCGCGTGCTGTCGCAGGTGGTCCGCTACCGCGTGCAGGGCCAGACCCTCACGCTGTACGCGCGTGGGGCGCAGCGCCTCGTGTTCCAGGCGAACGGCGCCGCGCCGCTGCCCCCGGCCGTCCAGCCCCCCGCCGCGCCCTCCACGGCCCTGCGCCCCGCCCAGCTCGCCGGCGAGTGGCAGGTGCAGGCCGTGACGCTGGGCACGCAGACCTCGCGCGTTCCCGGGGAGGCGGCCCTGACCCTGACCCCGGACGGCACGGCCACCGGCCTGCGGCTCTCGGGCCGGGCGGGGGGCTGCAACGCCATGAACGGGCAGGCCGAATTGCGCGGCGACGTGCTGCACTTCAGCGGGGTGGCGACCACCCGGATGCTGTGCCCGGACATGGCGGCCGAGAACGCCCTGTACCGCCTGCTGGGTACGCCGCTGCGCGCCGAGGTGCAGGCCGGGCCGGGCGGCGACACGCTGGTCTGGACGGGCAGCCTGGGCCGCGTGACCCTGAAGCGGCGTTAA
- the coaD gene encoding pantetheine-phosphate adenylyltransferase, translating to MNAVFPGSFDPITSGHMDVLTRASRIFEQVTVTVMHNARKQGRHLFDLDERLDILRGATAHLGNVSVDSFGGLLVDYMAQQQKGIIIRGLRAVSDYEYELQIAHLNRQIGEVETVFIMAATRWSFVSSSMVREIASYGGDVSEMVPRASAEALRRKFDVAYAERAAGQLERR from the coding sequence ATGAACGCGGTCTTTCCCGGCTCCTTCGATCCCATCACCAGCGGCCATATGGACGTGCTCACGCGCGCCAGCCGCATCTTCGAGCAGGTCACGGTGACGGTGATGCACAACGCCCGCAAGCAGGGCCGCCACCTCTTCGACCTCGACGAGCGCCTCGACATCCTGCGGGGCGCGACCGCCCACCTGGGCAACGTCAGCGTGGACAGCTTCGGCGGGCTGCTCGTGGACTACATGGCCCAGCAGCAGAAGGGCATCATCATTCGGGGGCTGCGCGCAGTGAGCGACTACGAGTACGAACTCCAGATCGCGCACCTCAACCGCCAGATCGGTGAGGTCGAGACGGTGTTCATCATGGCGGCGACCCGCTGGAGCTTCGTGAGCAGTTCGATGGTGCGCGAAATCGCCAGCTACGGCGGCGACGTCTCCGAGATGGTGCCGCGCGCCAGCGCCGAGGCCCTGCGCCGCAAGTTCGACGTGGCCTACGCCGAGCGCGCCGCTGGGCAACTCGAACGCCGCTGA
- the metK gene encoding methionine adenosyltransferase, whose amino-acid sequence MRKFYTSESVSEGHPDKLADYISDSILDEFLRQEPGSRVAVETLLTTGMAVVAGEVTAHQAHVDVQRTVREAVQRVGYTRANYGFDAEYSAVLVSLHEQSPEIAGGVNHSEEWRGMSEAERADPANAYSVIGAGDQGLMFGYATDETPELMPLPIALAHALTRRLAELRKNGTLPYLRPDAKAQVTVVRDGEPHEATETFVDTIVISAQHSEDVTQEQIRADLLEHVVRAVIPAELLTGETKYFINPSGRFVIGGPHGDTGLTGRKIIVDTYGGAVPHGGGAFSGKDPTKVDRSAAYYARYIAKNLVAAGLAKRALVEVAYAIGRASPVSLRVDTYGTGTLSDEKLAELVAAHFDARPQAIVAELDLQRPIYAQTAAYGHFGRPEFPWEQTDKADALRRAAQG is encoded by the coding sequence ATGCGGAAGTTCTATACGTCGGAATCGGTTTCCGAAGGCCACCCGGACAAGCTGGCCGACTACATCTCGGACAGCATCCTCGACGAGTTCCTGCGCCAGGAACCCGGCAGCCGCGTGGCGGTCGAGACACTGCTGACCACCGGCATGGCGGTCGTGGCCGGCGAGGTCACGGCGCATCAGGCCCACGTGGACGTGCAGCGCACCGTGCGCGAGGCCGTGCAGCGCGTGGGGTACACCCGCGCCAACTACGGCTTCGACGCCGAGTACAGCGCGGTGCTGGTGTCGCTGCACGAACAGTCGCCCGAGATCGCGGGCGGGGTCAACCACAGCGAGGAATGGCGAGGCATGTCCGAAGCCGAGCGCGCCGACCCCGCCAACGCCTACTCGGTGATCGGGGCGGGCGACCAGGGCCTCATGTTCGGGTACGCGACCGACGAGACCCCCGAGCTCATGCCGCTGCCCATCGCGCTGGCGCACGCGCTGACGCGCCGCCTGGCCGAGCTGCGCAAGAACGGCACGCTGCCCTACCTGCGCCCCGACGCCAAGGCCCAGGTGACGGTCGTGCGCGACGGCGAGCCGCACGAGGCGACCGAAACCTTCGTGGACACCATCGTCATCTCGGCGCAGCACAGCGAGGACGTGACGCAGGAGCAGATCCGCGCCGACCTGCTCGAGCACGTGGTGCGCGCGGTCATCCCGGCCGAGCTGCTCACCGGTGAGACGAAGTACTTCATCAACCCCAGCGGGCGCTTCGTCATCGGCGGGCCGCACGGCGACACCGGCCTGACGGGCCGCAAGATCATCGTGGACACCTACGGCGGCGCGGTGCCGCACGGCGGCGGGGCCTTCTCGGGCAAGGACCCGACCAAGGTGGACCGCAGCGCGGCCTACTACGCGCGCTACATCGCCAAGAACCTCGTCGCGGCGGGGCTGGCGAAGCGCGCCCTGGTCGAGGTGGCCTACGCCATCGGCCGCGCCAGCCCGGTCAGCCTGCGGGTGGACACCTACGGCACCGGCACCCTGAGCGACGAGAAACTGGCCGAACTGGTCGCCGCGCACTTCGACGCCCGGCCCCAGGCCATCGTCGCCGAGCTGGACCTCCAGCGCCCCATCTACGCCCAGACGGCGGCCTACGGGCACTTCGGCCGCCCCGAGTTCCCCTGGGAACAGACCGACAAGGCCGACGCGCTGCGCCGGGCCGCCCAGGGCTGA